Proteins co-encoded in one Nitrospirota bacterium genomic window:
- a CDS encoding nucleotidyltransferase domain-containing protein codes for MNLSQKERDIIKEFKNKAMKQYPGEIINVIVFGSKARGDASEESDIDILVVIKSDNWRTGDNIRDIGYELELKHDLILSIQVVSQKHIAHLKNIRSQFIRNIEREGVAL; via the coding sequence ATGAATCTGAGTCAAAAAGAGAGAGATATCATAAAAGAGTTTAAAAATAAGGCTATGAAGCAATACCCTGGGGAGATTATCAATGTTATAGTTTTTGGTTCAAAGGCGAGGGGTGATGCCTCTGAAGAATCGGATATTGATATTCTGGTAGTAATCAAGTCAGATAACTGGCGAACGGGGGACAATATCCGTGATATTGGATACGAACTTGAATTGAAACACGATCTAATTCTCTCTATTCAAGTAGTTAGTCAAAAACATATAGCGCATTTAAAGAATATCCGTTCGCAGTTTATAAGAAATATCGAAAGAGAAGGGGTTGCTCTATGA